A window from Littorina saxatilis isolate snail1 linkage group LG9, US_GU_Lsax_2.0, whole genome shotgun sequence encodes these proteins:
- the LOC138975307 gene encoding neurotrypsin-like has product MAMLWCAILLTAASLRVSTGATVDLQDIRLANGNATAGRVEVLIDRMWGTVCDDSWADEDAGVVCRSLGLTGGVALSKAAYGKGQGPIHMDDVHCTGDENSLGKCWTNIGSDNCLHSEDAAVICQTA; this is encoded by the exons ATGGCAATGTTGTGGTGTGCAATCCTCCTGACAGCGGCGTCGCTTCGTGTCTCGACAG GCGCAACGGTGGACCTCCAGGACATCCGCCTGGCGAACGGCAACGCGACAGCAGGGCGAGTGGAGGTGCTGATCGACAGAATGTGGGGCACCGTCTGTGACGACAGCTGGGCTGACGAGGACGCCGGTGTTGTCTGTAGATCTCTAGGACTGAC AGGCGGGGTAGCCCTGAGCAAGGCTGCGTACGGGAAGGGTCAGGGTCCTATCCACATGGATGACGTGCACTGTACGGGAGACGAGAACAGTCTGGGCAAGTGCTGGACCAACATTGGCAGCGACAACTGCTTACACTCGGAGGACGCCGCTGTCATCTGTCAGACTGCCTGA